The sequence TGGGTTTGCCTTTAACTTTGTATTCTAAAACTATCATGGAATTCTCCTTGTTTCGACCTGTTTCTATGTTAACACAAATCAGGAAAATATTCACGGGGAATAAATTCCCCTGGGTCGATTTTCATCTGTTGTCTGTTGGCGTAGCCTGCCGTAAGGCATAGACACGCTCGTTTTCAATCTCCCAGGCTTGTCTTATAATCTATCCCCACTGATTTTTGCTCCCCAGGAAATCTTCTAAACTGTGCAGACACCGATCAAAAATTGATCATTGATCATCAAAGATAAATTGTTTTTTAATAAAAAAACCTTAAAGTGAACGCACGAGTGATATTGATCAGATCCAATGAATAATACTTTGAATTGATGGGGTTTATAGCTAGACTTTCTTCCCCAGGAATTGCAACTGGATTTGATGCTGTTTTTAGAGCTTTGATCCGCTCTCCTGTTTTGGGTCTGTAGAATCTTTAAAATTCTTATCGTTATGGCAAATTTTCCCCACCGATTCCACAGGTTTTCCACAGTGAAGCGGAACGTTTTCCCCAGGTAAAGCAGAGTTTTCCCCAAGAGAAGACGTGAGGTTGCAGCCTACTGGTGGAATTGGGGATTTTGCCAAGGGGAGGGAAAAGCATGAGAAAAACAAGTTATTTATGAACTTTTGTAACAGAAACAGGAGGTCAAATATCGATTCTTTCGTGACTGAATAGAAACTTCGTGACAGGTTGTAACAGTTTGCAACATTGACAACCCTACCCCTAGATCGCACAAAATGAATCGACTACCCAATTTCAAATTTTAGGGCTGAGGGGGAAATTAAGTCCCAACCCAGCCCTGATGTTGAAATTGTGCATTGTCCTGTACCAACACCGATGAGAGCAGTTTCATGAACACAAGTGTAAGTATCTTGACCGAAATTCCTGAAACGCTGCACGAATCCCTCCAGGGCTATCTGGAGACCCACCCAGACTGGGATCAAGATCGGGTTTTTTCCGCAGCCCTGTCGCTTTTTTTGTTGCAGAATGGAAATAGCAACACCCCAGAAGCATCGAGCAGTTATCGTCAAGCGGCTCGTGTTTATCAGGAAACCCTATTTCAGTCTTAGGAAGAAAAATACTCCTGTGCAGTTGTTTCAGGTGAATCAGCAACAGGGGGACGAAGAAACCATTACCTAATTTTATCGGCGTCCGGATCGAATCTAAGGTGTTGCATCAACAGGTGCACCCTTTGAGATCCGGGGGATAGAGTTAGTGGAGCGCCCTTGAGAACCGTTTACTGATCAATCAAATCGATAACCAACACTTCTAACCGTTTGAATAAAGGAAGGATTTTTAGGGTCGGGTTCAATTTTTTTCCGAATTTGACCAATATGAACATCAATCACCCGTACTCCTTCACTACTTTCATCTTGATAGCCCCAAACTTTTTGTAATAGTTCTTTGCGTTCCCAAGCTCGACCCGGTTTACTCGCTAAACAATACAGCAGATCAAATTCCAACGCACTTAAAGTGACTAATTCACCTTTAAGATAAACTTCTCGTCGATTAGGATCAATCATTAAATCCCCATAGATTAAGCTCTGGCGTTCTTTCTCCGATGTTGAGCGATGGCGCTTCAAAATGGCTTGAATCCGAAGGGTTAATTCTTCTAAATCAAAGGGTTTGGTTACAAAGTCATCTGCTCCTTGTTTTAACCCCAGTTTCGGATCTTGTTCACTGGTTAGCATTAAGATAAATACACTGGTTCGACTTTGCATTTCTCGGCATAATGCTAAACCTGTGGTATCGGGCAAATTCAAATCTAAAATCACTAAATCAGGGTTAAACTGTTCAAATGCCTTTAACGCTGAATCGCCGTCGGATGCAACCTCCAGTTGGTAGTTCTGTTGGCTAAGATAGCGACTAATTAAATTCCTGATTGCCGGATCATCATCAACTACAAGAATTTTTGCCGATGTCATAACAAGAGGGTTAAACGAAGAGGTGATTAAAAGGATAAGCTCAACACTTTTATACTCATTAAAGGCTTGAATTTTGTCCTCA comes from Planktothrix sp. FACHB-1365 and encodes:
- a CDS encoding DUF2811 domain-containing protein; its protein translation is MNTSVSILTEIPETLHESLQGYLETHPDWDQDRVFSAALSLFLLQNGNSNTPEASSSYRQAARVYQETLFQS
- a CDS encoding response regulator transcription factor, yielding MTSAKILVVDDDPAIRNLISRYLSQQNYQLEVASDGDSALKAFEQFNPDLVILDLNLPDTTGLALCREMQSRTSVFILMLTSEQDPKLGLKQGADDFVTKPFDLEELTLRIQAILKRHRSTSEKERQSLIYGDLMIDPNRREVYLKGELVTLSALEFDLLYCLASKPGRAWERKELLQKVWGYQDESSEGVRVIDVHIGQIRKKIEPDPKNPSFIQTVRSVGYRFD